A single window of Bacillus spongiae DNA harbors:
- a CDS encoding HAD family hydrolase, whose protein sequence is MKNYKILLFDLDGTLSDPKIGITKSVQYALKKMNIDEPSIDKLEAFIGPPLQDSFAQFYDMNEETTKTALDFYRERFKEKGMFENTLYPMIPELLTSLKEQHYKLVVATSKPTVFAEEILKYFQINSYFDLIVGSHLNGTRRAKTDIIQYILNQYQDNSIDDFIMIGDRKHDIIGAQNTEIDSIGVTYGYGSIEEIQQAEPTYIVPSVEGLFQLLLPSKINS, encoded by the coding sequence GTGAAAAATTATAAAATTCTATTATTTGATTTAGACGGTACACTTTCTGACCCGAAGATAGGGATTACGAAATCGGTTCAGTATGCGTTAAAGAAAATGAATATTGATGAGCCTTCAATCGACAAACTAGAAGCGTTCATCGGCCCCCCACTTCAAGACTCCTTCGCTCAATTTTATGATATGAATGAAGAAACGACAAAAACCGCCCTTGATTTTTATCGTGAAAGATTTAAAGAAAAAGGCATGTTCGAAAATACGCTTTACCCGATGATTCCCGAATTATTAACCTCATTAAAAGAACAGCACTATAAACTAGTAGTCGCTACTTCTAAGCCTACCGTTTTCGCTGAGGAGATTTTAAAATATTTTCAAATAAATTCCTATTTTGATCTTATTGTAGGGAGCCATCTTAACGGAACGAGAAGAGCTAAAACGGACATCATTCAATACATACTGAATCAGTATCAAGACAATAGCATAGATGATTTTATCATGATTGGAGATCGGAAGCATGATATTATTGGTGCGCAAAATACGGAGATTGATTCGATTGGCGTAACGTATGGATACGGTTCAATAGAGGAAATACAGCAAGCTGAACCAACCTATATTGTGCCGAGTGTCGAAGGCTTATTCCAGTTACTTTTACCTAGTAAAATAAATAGTTAA
- a CDS encoding DUF1272 domain-containing protein, with protein MALEMREKCEKCEEGLQHNSVAYICTHECTFCPDCTESMEFICPNCGGELVKRPRKNAGLKSCPINT; from the coding sequence TTGGCTTTAGAAATGAGAGAAAAATGCGAAAAATGTGAAGAGGGTCTTCAACATAATTCTGTTGCTTATATCTGTACACACGAATGTACTTTTTGTCCAGATTGCACAGAAAGTATGGAATTTATTTGTCCTAACTGTGGAGGAGAGCTTGTTAAAAGACCAAGAAAAAATGCAGGTTTGAAAAGTTGTCCAATTAATACATAA
- a CDS encoding aminoglycoside phosphotransferase family protein, which produces MNQHEMVSLIKTKLPNVVIRQVKSNTTGWDNDILIINEDTVFRFPKTKRIKEKVENECYIQEALVKTTTAITVPMYTPVRDASHQIECVYYPFIKGQAVNETMIEECTTEENAQRLGDFLSKLHSIRHADLHHDATLTPIHSFSYWNELYQAVQEQLFPYFTNSQKDSTKEVFTSFLEDYGRMNNRTTLIHGDLTISNLIYDYRKQQIAGVIDFTDAQFGDPAFDFAGIYWSFGPHFTKRVLSNYQNDEDEETLYKRVKEFYGLQPVFHELLYSVSQNQSIAWNNALTKFTALRSKTYW; this is translated from the coding sequence ATGAATCAACATGAAATGGTTTCATTGATTAAAACAAAACTACCTAACGTAGTGATCAGGCAAGTAAAGTCCAACACAACGGGATGGGATAATGATATTTTAATCATCAATGAGGATACCGTCTTTCGGTTTCCGAAAACAAAACGGATTAAGGAAAAAGTAGAAAATGAATGTTATATACAAGAAGCGTTAGTCAAAACAACGACAGCAATTACTGTTCCGATGTACACACCCGTAAGGGACGCTTCACACCAGATAGAATGTGTCTATTACCCTTTCATTAAAGGTCAGGCGGTAAATGAGACGATGATTGAAGAATGTACAACAGAAGAGAATGCTCAGCGACTCGGTGACTTTCTAAGTAAATTACATAGTATTCGTCATGCTGATCTCCATCATGATGCCACACTCACACCCATCCACTCATTCTCTTATTGGAATGAGCTCTATCAAGCCGTGCAAGAACAACTATTCCCGTATTTTACTAATTCGCAAAAAGACAGTACGAAAGAAGTGTTTACGAGTTTCTTAGAAGATTACGGAAGGATGAATAATCGTACTACTCTCATCCATGGCGATTTAACCATTTCAAATCTAATATATGATTATAGGAAGCAACAAATAGCCGGTGTGATCGATTTTACAGATGCTCAGTTTGGCGATCCAGCCTTTGATTTTGCTGGCATTTATTGGTCATTCGGTCCTCATTTTACTAAGAGGGTGCTTTCTAATTATCAAAACGATGAAGACGAAGAAACATTGTATAAAAGAGTAAAAGAATTTTACGGATTACAACCTGTTTTTCACGAGCTTTTGTATTCGGTTAGCCAAAATCAATCCATTGCTTGGAATAATGCGTTAACGAAATTTACAGCGTTGCGATCGAAGACCTATTGGTAG
- a CDS encoding NADH:flavin oxidoreductase/NADH oxidase family protein yields MESVLFNDMSLSNGTIIKNRFFKGAMSEGLANVNNEPTEAHYHLYENWAKGGAGIVVTGHVMIDQRALGEPRNVVVESDAVLPHLEKWAENGTLHGTQLWMQLNHPGKQAMKGVVKEAIAPSAIPFPGRTGRLFLEPREITPTEIKEVIQRFGNSAKLAKQAGFTGVQIHGAHGYLISQFLSPRHNQRKDEWGGEIDARMKFLIEVYREIRRQTGNFQVGVKLNSADFMKAGFTEEEAIYVAEQLEKEGVDLIEISGGSFENPTMTGQNVKESTKKREAYFLDFAEKLRETVHVPLCVTGGFRSKAGMENAITSKATDFVGLARPFAIYPDFPNLMEANQLEEVILHPKKLGIKSIDNQIPLDSLWYMLQLERIGRGKTVRANHPVWLAFFEGLFKHGKEMFQQQRA; encoded by the coding sequence ATGGAATCTGTCTTGTTTAACGACATGTCATTATCGAATGGAACGATCATTAAAAATCGCTTTTTTAAAGGAGCCATGAGTGAAGGGTTAGCCAATGTGAACAATGAACCTACAGAAGCTCACTATCATTTGTATGAAAATTGGGCAAAGGGGGGAGCAGGAATTGTTGTGACAGGTCATGTGATGATTGATCAACGGGCATTAGGAGAACCGAGGAATGTGGTGGTCGAAAGTGATGCCGTGTTACCCCATTTGGAAAAGTGGGCAGAGAACGGAACGCTTCATGGCACACAGCTTTGGATGCAGTTGAATCATCCAGGTAAACAAGCCATGAAGGGAGTAGTGAAAGAAGCCATTGCTCCTTCCGCCATTCCTTTTCCGGGTCGGACAGGACGGCTATTCCTTGAGCCAAGAGAGATTACGCCAACGGAAATTAAGGAGGTCATTCAACGCTTCGGGAATAGCGCTAAGCTCGCAAAACAAGCGGGCTTTACAGGGGTGCAAATCCACGGTGCGCACGGATATTTAATTAGTCAGTTTTTATCACCGCGTCATAATCAAAGAAAGGATGAATGGGGAGGCGAAATTGACGCGCGAATGAAGTTTTTGATTGAAGTGTACCGAGAAATCCGGCGCCAAACGGGCAATTTCCAGGTCGGTGTGAAATTAAATTCTGCTGATTTTATGAAAGCAGGCTTTACTGAGGAAGAAGCCATCTATGTCGCGGAGCAACTAGAGAAAGAGGGAGTAGATTTAATCGAAATTTCAGGTGGGTCATTTGAAAATCCAACCATGACTGGTCAAAATGTAAAGGAATCGACGAAGAAAAGAGAGGCCTATTTTCTTGATTTCGCTGAAAAACTGCGAGAAACGGTTCATGTCCCTTTATGTGTAACAGGAGGGTTTCGGTCGAAAGCAGGAATGGAAAATGCGATCACTTCAAAGGCAACGGACTTTGTCGGCTTAGCAAGACCGTTTGCCATCTATCCGGATTTCCCCAATTTAATGGAAGCAAATCAACTAGAAGAAGTGATTCTTCATCCGAAAAAGCTCGGCATTAAAAGCATTGATAACCAAATCCCACTAGACTCTCTATGGTATATGCTACAGTTAGAAAGAATCGGGAGAGGAAAGACAGTACGAGCGAATCATCCCGTTTGGCTTGCGTTTTTTGAAGGGCTTTTCAAACACGGGAAAGAGATGTTTCAGCAGCAAAGAGCCTAA